The window TTTGTAAATTCTAGGCACCCTTTCTGAAATTCTGCAGGTAACCTCATAGTTTATCGTTCCAACCTTATCAGCAATTTCTTCTGCACTTATAAATTCATTTCCCTGTTTTCCAATTAAAATTACTTCATCACCTATTTTAACCTCATCATCTGCTTCTACAACAAATTGATCCATACAAACCCTTCCCAAAATTTTTCTTCTTTTTCCATTTATCAGAACTTCACCATTATTTGAAAGATGTCTCCAGTATCCATCTGCATATCCTACGGGTATGGTTGCAACTTTCATATCATAAGGTGCGACAAAAGTTCTTCCATAGCTCACACTTTCTCCTTTTTTTAGTGTTTTTACGTGAGATACAACACTTTTCCAGGTCAAAACTGGTTTTAAATTTTCATCTTTTACTTGATTGCTTGGCATTAAGCCATAACTTGCAATACCTATTCTTACATAATCTCCACAAGATATGATTCCAGATAAAGAGGCAGCACTGTTATTTGTGTGTCTTATTTTAACAGGTAAATTAACCTCTAAAAATTTTTCATATTGCTTCTTTGTAAATTCAATATCTTCTTTCTTTAAAGAATCTGCTACAGCAAAATGTGTGTAGATGCCTTCAACTTCAAAACCATTTGAAATTAATTTTTCGTATATTTTCATAGCATCTTTTGGCTCAATTCCAACTCTATTCATACCGGTATCTATATTTATATGAACCTTTGGTTTTTTGATTAAATCTTTATATTCTTCAACCTGCTCATTTGAAATTATTGTAATTGTAATATTATTGTCAGCTGCAAGCGGGACAAAGTCTTTATCTAGATAGTTAAACACGAGAATATTGGTATTTATCCCGTTTTTTCTTAAAATTAAAGCTTCTTCCAAAAATGCAACTGCAAAGTAATCAATTCCCATTTTTTCTGCAGATTTTGCTAACATTACTGCACCGTGCCCGTAGGCGTTAGCTTTTATAACGGGCATTACCTTTGCCGGGCTACATTTTTTTTGAAAGTATTTAAGATTCTCAATATAGTTATTTATATTTATTTCCGCAAACGTTCTTCTACTTTCCGTACCCATCCCCCCAATGGTAAAAATGTGTATTTTTTTCCTTCAGACCTTATTTTAACACAAAAAAAGGAAATCTGAAAAGATTCTATTTTACTTATCTCGAATCTTTTTTTATAAAAGATACTTTTAAATATAATGAATTTATCATCTATTTCAAACTTGTAAGTTATTGCTTCTAAAAAAAGCACTGATATAGCTGAGTATGAAAAAGCAATTAACAATAAGGGGATAATATTGATGGGGAGAGTCAAAAGGTAGGCAACAATTAGTGTTGAAATAATAAATATTATGATTAAAGCTAGTCTATACAAAAAAAACAAAGCGGGTCCCCCCGCTTCATTATGCTTCAACTGATTTGCTGACGTATCTTTTTACTTTTCCTGCGCTTAGACAGTCGGTACAAACCCACATTCTTTTTACTGTTCCATCTTCTCTTAAGACTCTTACTTTTTGTAAGTTTGGTCTGAACCATCTATTTGTTCTTCTGTTTGAGTGTGATACGTTTTTTCCGGAAGCGGGTCCTTTTCCGCAAATTTGACATTTTGCCATTTTGCTCCTCCCCTTTCTTCTTCTATTTAATAATTATTAATTATATACTCTGACACAAACTATATTTTACACTTTTGTTTTTACTGTGTCAATTTTTTTAATGTAAAAAATGTGTTTCATTAATCAAAAACCCTTATAGCTTCTGCAGGACTTATTTTTTGTGCAAGGTTTGCAGGATAAATTGTAAATATACCTGTAATTAAGTAAATACCTGCGATTATTTCAATAATTTGAATC of the Thermosipho africanus Ob7 genome contains:
- the alr gene encoding alanine racemase codes for the protein MGTESRRTFAEININNYIENLKYFQKKCSPAKVMPVIKANAYGHGAVMLAKSAEKMGIDYFAVAFLEEALILRKNGINTNILVFNYLDKDFVPLAADNNITITIISNEQVEEYKDLIKKPKVHINIDTGMNRVGIEPKDAMKIYEKLISNGFEVEGIYTHFAVADSLKKEDIEFTKKQYEKFLEVNLPVKIRHTNNSAASLSGIISCGDYVRIGIASYGLMPSNQVKDENLKPVLTWKSVVSHVKTLKKGESVSYGRTFVAPYDMKVATIPVGYADGYWRHLSNNGEVLINGKRRKILGRVCMDQFVVEADDEVKIGDEVILIGKQGNEFISAEEIADKVGTINYEVTCRISERVPRIYKGVEL
- the rpmB gene encoding 50S ribosomal protein L28; translated protein: MAKCQICGKGPASGKNVSHSNRRTNRWFRPNLQKVRVLREDGTVKRMWVCTDCLSAGKVKRYVSKSVEA